CATTTTCGATAAAGCGACGCAGGGAGAAAGCCATTGCTTCAGCATTAAAAGGAGTGCCGTCATGAAACACTACCCCTTGCCGTAACGGAATCTTGTAGGTTAAGCCGTCTTCACTGACCTGAGGCAGCGCTGTAGCCAACTGCGGCTTGAGATCGGTGGTGCGAGTTTCGTAGGTATAGAGGCGATCGCCCAAGTTATAAAGCAGGTTACCCGCCCAAATATCGTAAGCATCCGCTGGGTCGAGAGTCCGCACTTTGGCCGTGGTGCCCAAAACAATCCGATCGCTGTTGGTAGAAGCGGCGGGGGAACCAGTGGGTTGAGTGGTCTGCCGAGAAGCGCAGCTAATGGCGAGGAAGCAACACAAACTGAACAAACCCAAGAATTTTCCCAGCGATCGCCACTGCCGACCAGACAAACTCAACCAATTCATAGCACACGATTCCAAGTTACTAGGCACAGCATAGGGTAAGCACTCTAGCACTACTCACTAGTAGCAGTGACTATTAGCCCTTTTAATTAAAGCCGAAAGCAGGCTCATAAGTTAAGTCGAGCGGCTCCCCACTGCTTCCCTCCGCGATCGCCCGGTTGGATCAGGAAAAATCTTCTAAGTTCAACGATGGCACCCAATTGGGTAAAGCCAAATTAGATGGAATAATACAGCGGGAATGACTTGGCTTCTTTGGGTTTGACGTACACACGCTGCTGCGGTTCTAGGTGCAGCTCATTAAAGCGCTCTCGTGTGAGATGAGCCGTGACCACTTGCCCATCCTCTAGCGTCAATTCTGCTTGGATTTCCCAACCCAAATGAATCAAGCGGCTGATTCGTGCTGGCACCGTCGTCCCGTTGGGTGAAGTTTCGACCATGACATCATGAGGCCGCAAGAAAACTTCTGGATGCGCTGAGTCAAAGCCATTGTCTTGAAAAATTCGAGATGAGCTAGGCAACACGTTTACAGGACCAATGAAGCTCATGACAAAGGCACTTGCCGGATGATCGTAGATTTCGGCAGGACTGCCCATCTGCTCGACACACCCCTTATTCATGACCACAATTTCGTCGGAGACTTCCATCGCCTCTTCTTGGTCATGGGTGACAAATACTGTCGTCACATGCACTTCATCGTGTAGCCGCCTGAGCCAAGCTCGCAAATCCTTCCGCACTTTGGCATCTAAAGCACCGAAAGGCTCATCTAGTAGCAACACTTGAGGCTCCACTGCTAAGGCCCGTGCTAATGCTACCCGTTGCCGCTGCCCCCCAGAGAGCTGTGAAGGATAGCGATCGCCCAACCCCCGGAGCTGCACTAGTTCTAGCAACTCTTCAACCCGCGCCTTAATCTTGGCAGGTGGCACTTTACGAATCTCTAAAGCAAAAGCGATATTTTTACGCACCGTCAAATGCTTGAACAGGGCGTAGTGCTGAAAGACAAAGCCGATATTTCGGTCTTGGACACTTTGGTGAGTCGCGTCTCTACCAGTCAGCCAAATTTTTCCTGCATCCGGACTTTCTAGACCCGCAATCAAACGCAATAGCGTGGACTTCCCAGACCCAGATGGCCCCAACAGCGCCACCAAAGAGCCAGTTTTTACTTCCAAGCTCACTTGATCTACGGCCTTAAAGCTGCCGAACTGCTTAGATACGTTTTCGACTACAATGCCCATTGCTAATGACCTAGGAAGGATAAAGGCGGAAGGATGTACGCCCTTGGCGTTCCCGTAGGGTGGAGTAAATCCTACCCAAAATCCCGGTTTGCCGATGAAGTTACTGTAGTTTTATAGCACGAACTGTACTGACCTGCTGCAAGTTTGTAAGTAGATGCGGCAGATTACAGATATCTTTGCTACTTGTTGCAAACTTTTGATAGCATCCCTGACAATTTGACCAAACTGCAATCCCAATTTCATGTCGGTATATTAAGGTCTGTTGCATTTCGGTCATATCTCCGCAGTTCAGTCTGCTGGAGAGAAAAAGTCCATGATACTATCCTCTCTTGTAGCCATAGAAGAGATTGGGAGAAAGACCTTTGGCACTAAGGGTTGCTGTTGTTGGAGGCGGTCCAGCAGGTTCTTCCGCTGCTGAGACATTAGCAAAAGCTGGTATCGAAACTTATTTATTCGAACGCAAATTAGATAACGCTAAGCCCTGTGGTGGAGCCATTCCTCTCTGCATGGTGGAAGAATTTGATCTGCCGCTCAACATCATTGATCGGCAGGTGAGAAAAATGAAAATGATCTCACCCTCCAATGTTGAGGTCAGCATTGGCAGCACGCTCAAAGAAGGCGAGTATATCGGCATGTGCCGTCGGGAAGTCTTGGATGGCTTTATGCGCGATCGCGCTGAAAAGCTTGGTGCCAAGTTGATTAATGGCACAGTCCACAAACTTGAGATTCCCAGCAACAATAAAGACCCTTACACGCTGCACTACGCTGACCACTCTAATGGCAGCTTAGAAGGCACTGCTAAGACCTTGCAAGTTGATTTGGTGGTGGGGGCAGATGGAGCAAACTCCCGGATTGCCAAG
The sequence above is a segment of the Trichocoleus desertorum ATA4-8-CV12 genome. Coding sequences within it:
- a CDS encoding TOBE-like domain-containing protein, with amino-acid sequence MGIVVENVSKQFGSFKAVDQVSLEVKTGSLVALLGPSGSGKSTLLRLIAGLESPDAGKIWLTGRDATHQSVQDRNIGFVFQHYALFKHLTVRKNIAFALEIRKVPPAKIKARVEELLELVQLRGLGDRYPSQLSGGQRQRVALARALAVEPQVLLLDEPFGALDAKVRKDLRAWLRRLHDEVHVTTVFVTHDQEEAMEVSDEIVVMNKGCVEQMGSPAEIYDHPASAFVMSFIGPVNVLPSSSRIFQDNGFDSAHPEVFLRPHDVMVETSPNGTTVPARISRLIHLGWEIQAELTLEDGQVVTAHLTRERFNELHLEPQQRVYVKPKEAKSFPLYYSI